The Miltoncostaea oceani genome includes a region encoding these proteins:
- a CDS encoding universal stress protein — protein MSATFRHIACCIDDSPSADAAVARARELQEAGHGRLSLVHVAPHALLVDYIDGTPVPSPADINVRQREWLEARAAAVPGATPVFLEGLPGPEICRWAAEAGVGLLVAGAHGGGWPTAVLGSTTRRLVDHAPCSVMVVRDASRRSAETGTVVTEAGG, from the coding sequence ATGAGCGCAACGTTCCGCCACATCGCGTGCTGCATCGACGACTCGCCGTCGGCGGACGCCGCGGTGGCCCGCGCACGGGAGCTCCAGGAGGCGGGGCACGGCCGCCTGTCGCTCGTGCACGTCGCGCCGCACGCCCTGCTCGTCGACTACATCGACGGCACCCCCGTTCCGTCGCCCGCGGACATCAACGTCCGCCAGCGCGAATGGCTCGAGGCGCGCGCCGCCGCCGTCCCCGGCGCCACCCCCGTCTTCCTGGAGGGGCTTCCGGGTCCCGAGATCTGCCGCTGGGCGGCCGAGGCGGGCGTCGGCCTGCTCGTCGCCGGCGCGCACGGGGGCGGCTGGCCGACGGCGGTGCTCGGCAGCACCACGCGGCGCCTCGTCGACCACGCGCCCTGCTCGGTCATGGTGGTCCGCGACGCGTCCCGCCGGAGCGCGGAGACCGGGACCGTGGTGACGGAGGCCGGCGGATGA
- a CDS encoding universal stress protein, which produces MGAFRHVACCIDASRSGGAALEEARGLSDAVGGRLSLVHAGPYTLTFEEVDGRRVPVREDLNAAARDWLRRRAGEIPGAEPVFLQGERGPAACAWAEEAGADLIVVGAGSGRLPGLVPGGFVHHLLEHAPCPVLVVRPRVRGGAAPSPAGGVAGR; this is translated from the coding sequence GTGGGCGCCTTCCGCCACGTCGCCTGCTGCATCGACGCCTCCCGCTCCGGGGGGGCCGCCCTCGAGGAGGCGCGGGGGCTGAGCGACGCGGTCGGCGGGCGGTTGAGCCTGGTCCACGCCGGCCCGTACACGCTGACCTTCGAGGAGGTCGACGGCCGCCGGGTGCCGGTCCGCGAGGACCTCAACGCCGCCGCGCGCGACTGGCTCCGCCGCCGCGCCGGCGAGATCCCCGGCGCCGAGCCGGTCTTCCTGCAGGGCGAGCGGGGACCGGCGGCGTGCGCATGGGCGGAGGAGGCCGGGGCCGACCTGATCGTCGTCGGGGCCGGGTCGGGTCGCCTGCCGGGCCTCGTGCCCGGCGGCTTCGTGCACCACCTGCTCGAGCACGCCCCCTGCCCGGTGCTCGTCGTCCGCCCGCGGGTGCGCGGCGGCGCCGCGCCGTCGCCCGCCGGCGGGGTCGCCGGTCGCTGA
- a CDS encoding CBS domain-containing protein, translating to MRARDVMSGHPVTVTADEVDTAAIAGLMDDAGTRHLPILDGDRLAGAWIADPDAGVARIGADRVAEVAPDADAEEPVRMLLEGAEVVVVRGDAGPLGVITRTDVMSMVRAAMAQGAGRRHPRPTVVRVAGVAGAGKSRLIRRTAAALSGYETVVVQANPSGSAAAGDVREVRDTSAHWRAGLARVVRELADAELVLLEDRDEDIDLARGIGEDVQVAVTRLDAAGSLTPERLGDAQAVVLTRADEAGADAVRDAVEAVAARCPGLAVMAVGSSDDEAFAAWVRWVGRQVLRRRG from the coding sequence ATGAGGGCGCGCGACGTCATGAGCGGCCACCCCGTCACCGTCACGGCCGACGAGGTCGACACCGCGGCGATCGCGGGTCTCATGGACGACGCCGGCACCCGCCACCTGCCGATCCTCGACGGGGACCGGCTCGCGGGGGCGTGGATCGCCGACCCCGACGCCGGCGTGGCGCGGATCGGCGCCGACCGCGTCGCGGAGGTCGCGCCCGACGCCGACGCCGAGGAGCCGGTGCGGATGCTGCTGGAGGGCGCCGAGGTGGTGGTCGTCCGCGGGGACGCCGGGCCCCTCGGCGTCATCACCCGCACCGACGTGATGTCGATGGTGCGCGCCGCGATGGCCCAGGGGGCCGGGCGCCGCCATCCGCGGCCGACGGTCGTCCGGGTCGCGGGCGTCGCCGGGGCGGGCAAGTCGAGGCTCATCCGGCGGACCGCGGCCGCGCTGTCCGGTTACGAGACGGTGGTCGTCCAGGCGAACCCGTCCGGGTCCGCCGCCGCGGGGGACGTGCGCGAGGTCCGTGACACGTCCGCCCACTGGAGGGCGGGACTCGCCCGCGTCGTGCGCGAACTCGCCGACGCCGAGCTCGTCCTGCTGGAGGACCGCGACGAGGACATCGATCTCGCACGGGGCATCGGGGAGGACGTGCAGGTCGCCGTGACGCGCCTCGACGCCGCCGGGTCCCTGACGCCGGAGCGCCTCGGCGACGCCCAGGCGGTCGTCCTCACCCGCGCGGACGAGGCCGGCGCCGACGCCGTCCGCGACGCCGTGGAGGCCGTCGCGGCGCGCTGCCCCGGCCTCGCGGTGATGGCCGTCGGGTCGTCCGACGACGAGGCGTTCGCCGCCTGGGTGCGGTGGGTCGGGCGTCAGGTGCTCCGCCGCCGCGGGTAG
- a CDS encoding universal stress protein — protein sequence MTGDAAADAAGGGHAVVVCGVDGTREGFEAARQAARLAGAGGHLVLVAVAGLYAALAGRWGSEAPRWRMTGESERTVDQCFDDLRARARASLEEAARQADGVAGRVTTRVVDGDPDERLLEAVATEGATLVVVGTHGRGRLSGAALGATTSMVIHDSPVSVLVARPPIDPTGFPARIVVGLDGSEGSRAALREAVRLRTAAGGRLVAVTASPVVDAADDLAGVEGPVEVVASADRPVEALVEAAQTADLLVVGSRGLHGARALGSVSERVAHRAPSSVLVVRPAEAG from the coding sequence ATGACGGGGGACGCGGCGGCGGATGCGGCCGGCGGGGGCCACGCGGTCGTGGTCTGCGGGGTCGACGGTACGCGGGAGGGCTTCGAGGCGGCGCGCCAGGCCGCCCGCCTGGCGGGCGCCGGGGGCCACCTCGTGCTGGTGGCCGTCGCCGGGCTCTACGCCGCGCTCGCCGGCCGGTGGGGGTCCGAGGCCCCGCGGTGGCGGATGACCGGCGAGTCGGAGCGGACCGTCGACCAGTGCTTCGACGACCTGCGGGCCCGCGCGCGGGCGTCGCTCGAGGAGGCGGCGCGCCAGGCGGACGGCGTGGCCGGCCGGGTCACCACGCGGGTGGTCGACGGCGACCCCGACGAGCGCCTGCTCGAGGCCGTCGCCACGGAGGGCGCCACGCTGGTCGTCGTCGGCACCCACGGGCGGGGCCGCCTGAGCGGCGCCGCGCTGGGGGCGACGACGTCGATGGTGATCCACGACTCGCCGGTGTCGGTGCTGGTCGCCCGCCCGCCGATCGACCCCACCGGGTTCCCCGCGCGGATCGTGGTCGGCCTCGACGGCTCCGAGGGGTCGCGGGCCGCCCTGCGCGAGGCGGTCCGGCTGCGCACCGCGGCGGGTGGACGGCTCGTCGCCGTCACGGCGTCACCCGTCGTGGACGCGGCGGACGACCTGGCGGGCGTCGAGGGGCCCGTCGAGGTGGTCGCGAGCGCCGACCGCCCCGTCGAGGCGCTGGTCGAGGCGGCCCAGACCGCCGACCTGCTGGTGGTGGGCTCGCGCGGCCTGCACGGCGCTCGGGCGCTCGGCAGCGTCAGCGAGCGCGTCGCCCACCGCGCCCCCTCGTCCGTGCTCGTGGTGCGGCCCGCGGAGGCCGGGTGA
- a CDS encoding universal stress protein, which yields MTGPFARVAVCIDHSPADDRGIAAVTRLAPRRIDLVHVAPPGAVAGYSRWGVDRQLAHRRAEEWLDGRAAAVPGAVPVLLWGDPADALIAWAAREEPDLMVLASHPGPIDRLLGGVTRRLVVDAPCPVLVVPPGCPDGAGSWARPGAGFAHIACCVDPSASSVRAARLARRVADAGGPCRISLVHAVDDGTPDAEILAWAETAAPDLIVAAAHDGPLERARHGSVAWRLARHARCPVLVTR from the coding sequence GTGACCGGGCCCTTCGCGCGGGTCGCGGTGTGCATCGACCACTCCCCGGCGGACGACCGCGGCATCGCGGCGGTCACCCGCCTCGCGCCCCGGCGGATCGACCTGGTGCACGTCGCCCCGCCGGGGGCCGTCGCCGGCTACAGCCGGTGGGGCGTCGACCGCCAGCTCGCCCATCGCCGGGCGGAGGAGTGGCTCGACGGGCGCGCGGCCGCGGTGCCGGGCGCGGTGCCCGTCCTGCTGTGGGGGGACCCCGCGGACGCGTTGATCGCCTGGGCCGCCCGCGAGGAGCCGGACCTGATGGTGCTCGCGTCGCACCCGGGGCCCATCGACCGCCTGCTCGGCGGGGTCACCCGCCGGCTCGTCGTCGACGCGCCCTGCCCGGTGCTGGTCGTCCCGCCTGGCTGCCCGGACGGGGCGGGGTCCTGGGCCCGGCCCGGGGCCGGCTTCGCGCACATCGCGTGCTGCGTCGACCCGTCGGCGTCGTCGGTCCGCGCGGCGCGCCTCGCGCGGCGCGTCGCCGATGCGGGGGGGCCGTGCCGCATCTCCCTCGTCCACGCCGTGGACGACGGCACACCCGACGCCGAGATCCTGGCCTGGGCGGAGACGGCCGCGCCGGACCTGATCGTCGCCGCGGCCCACGACGGCCCGCTGGAGCGTGCACGGCACGGGAGCGTGGCCTGGCGGCTCGCGCGCCACGCCCGCTGCCCGGTGCTCGTGACCCGCTGA
- a CDS encoding universal stress protein produces the protein MSSPYDRIACCVDRDDAADAIVAEALALAGDAPGRVTLVHVVAPPAAMVAGPFAYVPPQSETRDAAAAWLGELAEAHPGVRTALLDGMPAREVCAWAAREGAGLVVAAAHRGLVERAMLGGFASYLAYRAPCSVLLVHPARTAAAAG, from the coding sequence ATGAGCAGCCCCTACGACCGGATCGCGTGCTGCGTCGACCGTGACGACGCGGCCGACGCCATCGTCGCGGAGGCGCTCGCGCTGGCCGGCGACGCACCCGGCCGCGTGACGCTCGTGCACGTGGTGGCGCCGCCGGCGGCGATGGTCGCCGGACCCTTCGCGTACGTCCCGCCGCAGTCCGAGACCCGCGACGCCGCCGCCGCCTGGCTGGGGGAGCTGGCGGAGGCCCACCCGGGGGTGAGGACGGCGCTGCTCGACGGCATGCCCGCCCGCGAGGTGTGCGCGTGGGCGGCCCGGGAGGGCGCCGGCCTGGTCGTCGCGGCGGCGCACCGCGGCCTCGTCGAGCGCGCGATGCTCGGCGGGTTCGCCTCGTACCTCGCGTACCGCGCGCCCTGCTCGGTGCTGCTCGTCCACCCCGCCCGCACCGCGGCCGCTGCCGGCTAG
- a CDS encoding Nramp family divalent metal transporter: MRRTPRRPPPGRVTAHRAHRLRLARPAGLVGVLAVLGPGLLAGLSDDDPAGITTYSILGADHGYRLLWVLVLSTGALVVFHELAARLGVVTGKGLVLLVRERHGRSAAGLAVGALVVANVGTVCAELAGIAIGADLLLGTARAVAVPVAVVVVAALVLSSGFHRVEHVLLALSLVFVSYVAAGILAAPDWGAAGRGLVDPRLPASRDALLIAVATLGTTLAPWGLAFMQSYAVDKKLTAGDLRFERVDVAVGALLTGVIGFFVVVACAATLHPAGIAIEDGGDAARALEPLAGPAASVLFGLGIVGAGLLALAVVPISTAYSVCEAAGHPAGLDQRPRQAPLFHGTYLGAMVVGAGIVMLPGVPLIPVLYLTQVLNAVLLLAILPVMVRLGRDPAVLGAHRLTRPGVAVCVAVILAVAASCGLLLALGLAG, from the coding sequence GTGAGGCGCACGCCGCGCCGGCCGCCGCCCGGGCGCGTCACCGCCCACCGCGCCCACCGCCTCCGCCTGGCGCGGCCCGCGGGGCTCGTGGGGGTGCTGGCCGTGCTCGGCCCCGGACTGCTCGCCGGCCTCTCCGACGACGACCCCGCCGGCATCACCACCTACTCGATCCTCGGCGCCGACCACGGGTACCGGCTGCTCTGGGTGCTGGTGCTCTCGACCGGCGCCCTCGTCGTCTTCCACGAGCTCGCGGCCCGCCTCGGGGTGGTGACGGGCAAGGGCCTGGTGCTGCTGGTGCGCGAGCGCCACGGCCGGTCGGCCGCGGGCCTGGCGGTGGGGGCGCTGGTCGTCGCGAACGTGGGGACGGTCTGCGCCGAGCTCGCGGGCATCGCGATCGGCGCCGACCTCCTGCTCGGGACGGCGCGGGCGGTGGCCGTCCCCGTCGCCGTCGTGGTCGTCGCCGCGCTGGTGCTGTCGAGCGGGTTCCACCGGGTCGAGCACGTGCTGCTCGCGCTGAGCCTGGTGTTCGTCTCCTACGTCGCGGCGGGCATCCTCGCGGCCCCCGACTGGGGGGCCGCCGGGCGGGGCCTCGTCGATCCGCGCCTCCCCGCCTCCCGGGACGCCCTGCTCATCGCCGTCGCCACGCTCGGCACCACCCTCGCCCCGTGGGGCCTCGCGTTCATGCAGAGCTACGCGGTCGACAAGAAGCTGACGGCGGGCGACCTGCGGTTCGAGCGGGTCGATGTCGCGGTCGGCGCGCTGCTGACCGGGGTGATCGGGTTCTTCGTGGTGGTCGCGTGCGCCGCGACGCTCCACCCGGCGGGGATCGCGATCGAGGACGGCGGCGACGCGGCGCGTGCCCTCGAGCCGCTCGCCGGGCCCGCGGCGTCGGTCCTCTTCGGCCTCGGCATCGTCGGCGCGGGCCTCCTGGCGCTCGCCGTGGTCCCGATCTCGACCGCGTACTCGGTGTGCGAGGCCGCCGGCCACCCCGCGGGCCTCGACCAGCGGCCCCGCCAGGCCCCGCTGTTCCACGGGACGTACCTGGGGGCCATGGTCGTGGGGGCCGGCATCGTGATGCTCCCCGGCGTCCCCCTGATCCCGGTGCTCTACCTCACGCAGGTGCTGAACGCCGTCCTGCTCCTCGCGATCCTCCCCGTGATGGTGCGCCTGGGGCGCGACCCCGCGGTGCTCGGCGCCCACCGCCTCACCCGCCCGGGCGTCGCCGTGTGCGTCGCGGTGATCCTCGCGGTCGCCGCGTCCTGCGGCCTGCTGCTCGCGCTCGGCCTCGCAGGCTAG